Proteins encoded in a region of the Candidatus Ozemobacteraceae bacterium genome:
- a CDS encoding glycosyltransferase family 4 protein: MRILHSLEGHTWSGGQQQALLLAMGQAARGHDVLLMCQRGSELERRASSHGVRLRPHDYRGELNPVSIAGLANAFREFRPDVVNVHRAWAHTQWALVALVHRFRGLIVTRRVLFRPDFNPVSLVKYRTPAVRGYIAVSRAVADRLKEIGVEERRIRVVYSATDTNRFSPASREPLSGPWPVPEHAPVGLLVGNYHRNKGHDLLLGAFPKAAEGWPALHLVIAGNGTDSGPLPAKLEGHPLRERIHILGYRNDVPALISRSTFTVNASYEEGFSGTVRESLSMGVPVLASDIPANREMNELVPISLFESGNEADLARGILSMNVRERPEERLRRREAAVDFFSRDSMVDATLRAYRDLGIPAS, from the coding sequence ATGCGCATTCTTCATTCCCTCGAAGGTCACACCTGGAGCGGCGGGCAACAGCAGGCGCTTCTTCTGGCAATGGGCCAGGCCGCGCGAGGTCACGACGTCCTCCTGATGTGCCAGCGAGGAAGCGAGCTCGAACGGCGAGCCTCCTCACACGGCGTGCGACTTCGCCCCCATGACTACCGCGGCGAACTCAACCCCGTGTCCATCGCCGGACTTGCAAATGCGTTCAGGGAATTCCGACCCGACGTGGTGAACGTCCACCGCGCCTGGGCCCATACCCAGTGGGCGCTCGTGGCGCTTGTGCATCGGTTCCGCGGCCTGATCGTCACCCGCAGAGTGCTCTTCAGGCCCGATTTCAATCCTGTCAGCCTCGTGAAATATCGGACCCCGGCCGTCCGAGGCTACATCGCCGTCAGCAGGGCCGTCGCGGACCGCCTGAAAGAGATCGGGGTGGAGGAGCGCCGGATCCGCGTCGTGTATTCGGCGACCGATACGAACCGGTTCAGTCCGGCTTCGCGCGAGCCTCTGTCCGGCCCGTGGCCCGTTCCGGAACACGCTCCCGTCGGCCTCTTGGTGGGAAATTACCATCGCAACAAGGGCCACGACCTCCTGCTGGGGGCGTTCCCGAAAGCCGCGGAAGGCTGGCCCGCCCTCCATCTCGTCATCGCCGGAAACGGCACCGATTCGGGGCCGCTGCCGGCGAAACTGGAGGGACACCCCCTGCGTGAACGTATACATATACTTGGCTATAGAAACGACGTGCCGGCGCTGATCTCCCGCTCGACCTTCACCGTCAACGCCTCCTACGAGGAAGGATTTTCGGGGACCGTCCGCGAGTCACTCTCGATGGGCGTTCCCGTCCTCGCCTCGGATATCCCGGCGAACCGCGAGATGAACGAACTCGTTCCGATCAGCCTCTTCGAAAGCGGAAACGAAGCCGATCTCGCACGCGGCATCCTCTCCATGAACGTGCGGGAGCGGCCGGAGGAACGCCTGAGACGTCGGGAAGCGGCCGTCGACTTTTTCTCCCGGGACTCCATGGTCGATGCGACGCTCCGCGCCTATCGCGATCTCGGCATCCCGGCCTCATGA
- a CDS encoding 6-bladed beta-propeller → MNRFLSLTAMLVALSVTLHAEGLFEYNGLFPSDRPAEAAISNYMLIDKPRQIEFEVIDRQGKPCQTVKVVEIVLTSDTSIQKKSDAGLKTVDLPEPGIYEVKVRPSADAPGEIGFTLRVKDTGKSPQVTDTASSTQAPVPAPQALQQATAPSETYLPLPVATQTPIEPPSVSVPAAVGPVPADSTGPVMLMPSGNGYADPFKPIELRFGADIPEGTPLEACMQVFVLDAKGVEQTAQGQCFPAGTRGVRFIPAGLINGAVYHVRAIDPQSRRRLADFSFPTFPEVRLTMARGDAGDVRLEITWSPLSGLMPSAEGQVIRLDMTELAVQSSAGDIITFAMKPDLPPFGNVNGIEYRAQPWRFTMTIPPEHLQGATQLMASLRVPLAGSEKPVDVVKSTLAFAGPTQTAAFGSSVQPVIPETPIVASASAGDPPVASLPEVDIATLTGPADQAAQASPAIDVPAPAAASQAFESTLPAPEVLSIPPVVPCEDPGASATLTILKKFVVGEGGPNDAFSWPKGMTWAEDGTLWVVDSQNRRLLRFIDDGRLITALGKKGKGPGMLGLPIDISVATSGIVVSDTAAHTVHLFDADGTFIRAIGTWGTKTGQLDLPHGVFIDGDQVWVTDRGNTKILRFGLDGVYRGGFGKKGELDGYITEPVSVRIANDIVWVLEGKNGRVQKFSRDGKALGSFPTSSKDPVALEIDPWGYIWVADGEGHRIMRFDQAGRLLLRIQPPAGGRQWIPTSVAVRRDGMIAVGDGEDRSVHLYRLTKP, encoded by the coding sequence ATGAATCGGTTTCTTTCCTTGACGGCGATGCTCGTCGCCCTGTCTGTAACCCTGCATGCGGAAGGTCTGTTCGAATACAACGGCTTGTTCCCTTCCGACAGGCCCGCCGAGGCCGCGATCAGCAACTACATGCTGATCGACAAGCCCCGCCAGATCGAGTTCGAAGTCATCGACCGTCAGGGGAAACCGTGCCAGACCGTGAAGGTCGTCGAGATCGTCCTGACGTCCGACACCTCCATCCAGAAGAAATCCGACGCGGGACTGAAAACGGTCGACCTCCCCGAACCGGGAATCTACGAAGTGAAAGTGCGTCCCTCGGCCGATGCGCCGGGAGAAATTGGCTTCACCCTCCGGGTGAAGGATACGGGAAAGTCGCCGCAGGTCACGGATACTGCCTCGTCGACGCAGGCGCCAGTCCCGGCACCCCAGGCTTTGCAGCAGGCAACCGCTCCGTCGGAAACGTATCTTCCGCTCCCGGTCGCGACGCAGACTCCGATAGAGCCGCCTTCCGTCTCCGTACCGGCGGCGGTCGGTCCGGTTCCGGCCGATTCAACCGGTCCCGTCATGCTCATGCCCTCGGGAAACGGGTATGCGGATCCCTTCAAGCCGATCGAACTGCGCTTCGGAGCGGACATTCCCGAGGGAACCCCGCTCGAGGCATGTATGCAGGTTTTCGTGCTCGATGCGAAGGGCGTTGAACAAACGGCGCAGGGGCAGTGTTTCCCGGCAGGCACCCGGGGCGTCCGATTCATCCCGGCCGGTCTCATCAACGGCGCGGTGTACCACGTGCGCGCCATCGATCCGCAGTCGCGCCGGCGCCTGGCCGACTTTTCCTTCCCGACCTTTCCGGAAGTTCGCCTGACGATGGCCCGCGGCGATGCAGGCGACGTGCGCCTCGAGATCACCTGGTCTCCGCTCAGCGGACTGATGCCGAGCGCGGAAGGCCAGGTCATCCGTCTCGATATGACCGAGCTTGCCGTCCAGTCGTCGGCAGGCGACATCATCACCTTCGCGATGAAGCCCGATCTGCCTCCGTTCGGAAACGTGAACGGTATCGAATACCGCGCCCAGCCCTGGCGGTTCACGATGACCATTCCCCCCGAACATCTTCAGGGCGCGACCCAGTTGATGGCATCCCTGCGGGTTCCGCTGGCGGGCTCGGAAAAGCCGGTCGACGTCGTGAAGTCCACGCTCGCGTTCGCCGGCCCGACCCAGACGGCGGCATTCGGGTCGTCGGTTCAGCCGGTCATCCCGGAAACGCCGATCGTTGCCTCGGCTTCGGCCGGTGACCCGCCCGTCGCGTCTCTTCCCGAGGTCGACATCGCGACCCTGACGGGGCCGGCCGACCAGGCGGCGCAGGCAAGCCCGGCGATCGACGTTCCTGCTCCGGCGGCCGCTTCCCAGGCGTTCGAATCGACTCTTCCCGCTCCCGAAGTTCTTTCCATCCCGCCGGTCGTTCCGTGTGAAGATCCGGGAGCATCGGCAACGCTGACGATCCTGAAAAAGTTTGTGGTTGGAGAGGGCGGCCCCAACGATGCGTTCAGCTGGCCGAAAGGAATGACATGGGCTGAGGACGGGACCCTCTGGGTCGTCGACAGTCAGAACCGCCGGCTCTTGCGGTTCATCGACGACGGCCGCCTGATCACCGCGCTTGGAAAGAAGGGGAAGGGGCCCGGAATGCTTGGCCTGCCCATCGACATCTCCGTCGCCACCTCCGGGATCGTCGTGTCCGATACGGCGGCCCATACCGTTCATCTGTTCGATGCCGACGGAACCTTTATCCGCGCGATCGGAACCTGGGGCACAAAGACGGGGCAGCTCGACCTGCCGCACGGCGTCTTCATCGACGGCGACCAGGTCTGGGTGACGGACCGCGGCAACACGAAGATCCTCCGGTTCGGCCTCGACGGCGTCTATCGAGGAGGCTTCGGAAAGAAGGGCGAGCTCGACGGCTACATCACCGAGCCCGTCAGCGTTCGAATAGCGAATGATATTGTTTGGGTGCTCGAAGGCAAGAATGGCCGAGTCCAGAAGTTTTCCCGAGACGGGAAAGCCCTCGGCTCTTTCCCGACCTCCTCAAAAGATCCCGTCGCGCTCGAGATCGACCCCTGGGGCTATATCTGGGTCGCCGACGGGGAAGGCCACCGTATCATGCGTTTCGACCAGGCGGGGCGACTTCTGCTAAGAATCCAGCCCCCTGCCGGCGGACGGCAGTGGATTCCGACGTCCGTTGCGGTGCGACGTGACGGAATGATTGCCGTCGGTGACGGCGAGGACCGGTCGGTGCACCTCTACCGACTCACGAAGCCCTGA